A single region of the Lacerta agilis isolate rLacAgi1 chromosome 9, rLacAgi1.pri, whole genome shotgun sequence genome encodes:
- the PCDH10 gene encoding protocadherin-10 isoform X7: MVVLFVFALIWMVEGALSQLHYTVQEEQEHGTFVGNIAEDLGLDITKLSARRFQTVPNSRSPYLDLNLETGVLYVNEKIDREQICKQSPSCQLHLEVFLENPLELFRVEIEVLDINDNPPAFPEPDLTVEISESATPGTRFPLESAFDPDVGTNSLRTYEITPNGYFSLDVQTQPDGNRFAELVLSKPLDREQQAVHRYVLTAVDGGQPQQRTGTALLTIRVLDSNDNVPAFEQPVYTVALPENSPPGTLVLQLNASDPDEGQNGEIIYSFSSHISARARELFGISPRTGRLEVNGELDFEESSVYQVYVQAKDLGPNAVPAHCKVLVRVLDANDNAPEISFSTVKEAVSEAAAPGTVVALFSVSDRDSEENGQVQCELLQGDAPFRLKSSFKNYYTIVTEGPLDREQPGGDAYTLTVVARDLGEPALSTSKSIQVRISDVNDNAPRFSQPVYQVYVSENNVPGAYIYAVSATDRDQGANAQLAYSILDSQIQGMSVFTYVSINSENGFLYALRSFDYEQLKEFSFQVEARDAAGGGGGPDDPDVEQALAGNATVNIVVVDQNDNAPAIVSPLPGRNGTPAREVLPRGAEPGYLVTRVAAVDADDGENARLTYSIARGNEASLFRMDWRTGELRTARKVPAKRDAQRPYELVIEVRDHGQPPLSSTAALHVVLVDSAVERQGAGAGGGGGGAGAGGGLGPGGAGGPGGEHRPSRSGGGAGGETSLDLTLILIIALGSVSFIFLLAMIVLAVRCQKEKKLNIYTCLASDCCLSCCCCCPCCSRQARARKKKLSKSDIMLVQSSNVPSNPAQVPVEESASFGSHHHNQNYCYQVCLTPESAKTDLMFLKPCSPSRSTDAEHNPCGAIVTGYTDQQPDIISNGSILSSETKHQRAELSYLVDRPRRVNSSAFQEADIVSSKDSGHGDSEQGDSDHDATNRGQSSGPWFQNIHLHLRRLPFNYLRPAEEATV; encoded by the exons ATGGTCGTGCTATTCGTCTTTGCCTTAATCTGGATGGTGGAGGGAGCCCTTTCGCAGCTTCACTACACGGTGCAGGAGGAGCAAGAGCATGGCACTTTCGTGGGGAATATCGCCGAAGATCTGGGCTTGGACATTACAAAACTTTCCGCTCGCCGCTTCCAGACGGTGCCCAATTCGCGGAGCCCTTACCTGGACCTCAACCTGGAGACTGGGGTGCTGTACGTAAACGAGAAGATCGACCGCGAGCAGATTTGCAAGCAGAGCCCGTCGTGCCAGCTGCACCTTGAGGTCTTCTTGGAGAACCCGCTGGAGCTCTTCCGCGTCGAGATCGAAGTGCTGGACATCAACGACAACCCGCCCGCCTTCCCGGAGCCCGACTTGACGGTGGAGATCTCGGAGAGTGCCACGCCAGGCACCCGCTTCCCCTTGGAGAGCGCCTTCGACCCGGACGTGGGCACCAACTCGCTGCGCACCTACGAGATCACCCCCAACGGCTACTTCTCGCTGGACGTGCAGACGCAGCCCGACGGCAACCGCTTCGCCGAGCTGGTGCTCTCCAAGCCGCTGGACCGCGAGCAGCAGGCGGTGCACCGCTACGTGCTGACGGCAGTGGATGGCGGGCAGCCCCAGCAGCGCACGGGCACAGCCCTGCTCACCATCCGCGTGCTGGACTCCAACGACAACGTGCCCGCCTTCGAGCAGCCCGTCTACACGGTCGCCCTGCCCGAGAACTCGCCGCCGGGCACGCTGGTGCTGCAGCTCAACGCCAGCGACCCGGACGAGGGCCAGAATGGCGAAATCATCTACTCTTTCAGCAGCCACATCTCGGCCCGCGCGCGCGAGCTCTTCGGCATCTCGCCGCGCACGGGCCGCCTCGAGGTGAACGGCGAGCTGGACTTCGAGGAGAGCAGCGTGTACCAGGTGTACGTGCAAGCCAAGGACCTGGGCCCCAACGCCGTGCCCGCCCACTGCAAAGTGCTGGTGCGGGTGCTGGACGCCAACGACAACGCGCCCGAGATCAGCTTCTCCACAGTCAAGGAGGCCGTGAGCGAGGCGGCCGCGCCGGGCACCGTGGTGGCTCTGTTCAGCGTGTCCGACCGCGACTCTGAGGAGAACGGGCAAGTGCAGTGCGAGTTGCTACAGGGCGACGCGCCTTTCCGCCTGAAGAGCTCCTTCAAGAACTACTACACCATCGTCACCGAAGGGCCCCTGGACCGCGAGCAGCCCGGCGGAGACGCGTACACGCTGACGGTGGTAGCCCGGGACCTGGGCGAGCCGGCGCTGAGCACCAGCAAGTCCATCCAGGTGCGCATCAGCGACGTGAACGACAACGCGCCGCGCTTCTCGCAGCCTGTCTACCAGGTGTACGTGAGCGAGAACAACGTGCCTGGCGCGTACATCTACGCCGTGAGCGCCACCGACCGCGACCAGGGCGCCAACGCGCAGCTGGCCTACTCCATCCTTGACAGCCAGATACAGGGCATGTCGGTGTTCACCTACGTGTCCATCAACTCTGAGAACGGCTTCCTGTACGCCTTGCGCTCCTTCGACTACGAGCAGCTCAAGGAGTTCAGCTTCCAGGTGGAAGCCCGCGACGCGGCGGGTGGAGGCGGAGGACCCGACGACCCCGACGTCGAGCAAGCTCTGGCCGGCAATGCAACGGTCAACATCGTAGTGGTGGACCAGAACGACAACGCGCCCGCCATCGTCAGCCCGCTGCCCGGGCGCAATGGCACACCGGCGCGGGAGGTGCTTCCCCGCGGCGCCGAGCCAGGCTACTTGGTGACCCGCGTGGCGGCCGTGGACGCGGACGACGGCGAGAACGCGCGCCTCACCTACAGCATCGCGCGCGGCAACGAGGCCAGCCTGTTCCGCATGGACTGGCGTACGGGCGAGCTGCGCACCGCGCGCAAGGTGCCCGCCAAGCGCGACGCGCAGCGGCCCTACGAGCTGGTCATCGAGGTTCGCGACCACGGGCAGCCGCCGCTCTCCTCCACCGCCGCCCTGCACGTGGTCTTGGTGGACAGCGCTGTGGAGAGGCAGGGCGCGGGcgcgggaggcggcggaggtggcgCAGGGGCCGGCGGGGGACTGGGTCCCGGGGGCGCTGGGGGCCCTGGAGGAGAGCACCGGCCCAGCCGCTCGGGGGGCGGCGCCGGCGGCGAGACATCCCTGGACCTGACGCTGATCCTCATCATCGCGCTGGGCTCTGTTTCCTTCATCTTCCTGCTGGCCATGATCGTGCTGGCCGTGCGCTGCCAGAAGGAGAAGAAGCTCAACATCTACACGTGCCTGGCCAGCGACTGCtgcctcagctgctgctgctgctgcccctgctgcaGCCGCCAAGCGCGGGCGCGCAAGAAGAAGCTCAGTAAGTCCGATATCATGCTCGTGCAGAGCTCCAACGTGCCCAGCAACCCGGCCCAGGTGCCCGTCGAGGAGTCGGCCAGCTTCGGCTCCCACCACCACAACCAGAACTACTGCTACCAGGTCTGCCTCACTCCCGAGTCGGCCAAGACCGACCTGATGTTCCTCAAGCCCTGCAGTCCTTCCCGCAGCACCGACGCCGAGCACAACCCTTGTGGGGCCATAGTCACGGGATACACCGACCAGCAGCCCGACATCATCTCCAATGGCAGTATATTGTCCAGCGAG ACTAAACACCAGCGTGCAGAGCTCAGTTATCTAGTTGATAGACCACGGCGGGTAAACAG TTCTGCATTCCAGGAAGCAGACATAGTAAGCTCTAAGGACAGTGGTCATGGAGACAGTGAGCAAGGAGACAGCGATCATGACGCCACTAATCGAGGTCAATCCTCTG